The DNA window GAATCGGCATAGGAATAGCATTCGTGAAGGAGGAGTACGCCAAGCCAGGCGTCGAGCTGGAGATAGAGATAAGGGGCAAGCCCAAGAAGGCCGTAACCGTTGCTCCGCCCTTCTACGACCCCAAGAAGTACGGGGCCTTCAGGGAGGAGTGATTCTTCCTCTTCTTTTCTCCAAAAACCTTTTAGGTAATGGGGGCGTTACTTTTTTCTTTTGAAAGCCTCGCTCTTTAGGGCGGGGATGCAGTAATCGAAAGACCCGCCTGAGGGCAGGAAAGCGAAAAACATTTAAGCAATAAAACACACCATACATTAAGGGGTTCACAATGAAGCCTGAATCACCGAGAATCAAGAGGACAAGACATGCAAAACACTTCTTAACCTATCACTTTGTCTGGATACCAAAATACGGGAGGGACATTCTCGTTGGAAAAGTCGCTGAAAGGCTCAAAGAAATGCTCAAGGAATACTCCCAAGAAATCGGGTGTGAGGTCATTGCACTCGAAGTAATGCCAGACCACGTTCACGTTTTCCTCCAGGCAAAGCCAAACCTCTCGCCGGCCCAAATAGTGAACCACCTGAAGGGCAAAACCGCCAGAAAACTCCTTCAA is part of the Thermococcus celericrescens genome and encodes:
- the tnpA gene encoding IS200/IS605 family transposase; this encodes MKPESPRIKRTRHAKHFLTYHFVWIPKYGRDILVGKVAERLKEMLKEYSQEIGCEVIALEVMPDHVHVFLQAKPNLSPAQIVNHLKGKTARKLLQ